Proteins encoded together in one Anaerotignum propionicum DSM 1682 window:
- the rpsO gene encoding 30S ribosomal protein S15 encodes MATINKQEIIAKYGRTPNDTGSPEVQIALLTARITMLTDHLKDHKKDHHSRRGLLKMVGQRRGLLNYLKDLDIERYRTIIIELGLRK; translated from the coding sequence ATGGCAACAATCAACAAACAGGAAATTATCGCAAAATACGGCAGAACCCCTAACGATACAGGTTCTCCCGAAGTACAGATTGCTCTGTTGACAGCAAGAATTACAATGCTTACAGATCATTTGAAGGATCACAAGAAGGATCACCACTCCAGAAGAGGTCTTTTGAAAATGGTAGGACAGAGAAGAGGTCTTTTGAACTATTTGAAGGATCTGGATATCGAAAGATATCGTACTATCATTATCGAACTTGGTCTGAGAAAGTAA
- a CDS encoding DMT family transporter, which yields MSQNKKIWATLALLLTAAIWGSAFVFQKFAVDELTTSFIVASRFTVAGIITAIATIKKWHRIDKEYLIGGLVTGSTMVLGSGLQTIAMTYGTTPGKSAFLTSAYCVIVPFLGWIFMKERPKRNHIISAAICLVGIGLISLEGSMKITFGDGLTLLCSGAFAANIISIAYYCRGRDPMLLTMLQICVAGILGWISVFVTRGFPHSISLAAAGNVLYLAIFSTAVCLSLQSIGLKYINATVGTIILSLESVFGVVFSVLLFKEEITIKMAMGFVVIFIAIILSQFDFTKTVDEKIVENPEN from the coding sequence ATGAGTCAAAACAAGAAAATTTGGGCAACCCTTGCGTTGCTTTTAACAGCTGCCATTTGGGGCAGTGCCTTTGTTTTCCAAAAATTTGCCGTTGATGAATTAACTACATCTTTTATCGTTGCGTCCCGCTTTACCGTTGCAGGAATTATCACTGCAATTGCAACAATTAAAAAGTGGCATCGCATTGATAAGGAATATTTGATAGGGGGACTTGTCACAGGTTCTACTATGGTGCTGGGCTCCGGATTGCAAACCATCGCCATGACTTATGGCACAACCCCGGGAAAAAGTGCATTTTTAACTTCAGCTTATTGTGTTATCGTGCCCTTTTTAGGCTGGATATTTATGAAAGAGCGTCCCAAGAGAAATCATATTATCTCTGCGGCCATATGTTTAGTTGGGATTGGATTGATTTCACTGGAAGGCAGTATGAAAATCACCTTTGGCGATGGACTTACGCTGTTATGCAGTGGGGCTTTTGCTGCAAATATTATATCCATTGCGTATTATTGCAGAGGAAGAGACCCTATGCTTTTAACCATGCTGCAAATTTGTGTGGCAGGGATATTGGGATGGATTTCTGTTTTTGTGACAAGAGGATTTCCACACAGCATATCATTGGCGGCAGCAGGAAATGTGCTATATTTGGCAATTTTTTCAACAGCTGTATGTTTATCCTTACAAAGTATTGGGTTAAAATATATTAATGCGACGGTGGGCACAATTATTTTAAGCTTGGAATCTGTTTTTGGCGTAGTGTTCTCTGTACTATTATTTAAAGAGGAGATAACGATAAAAATGGCAATGGGCTTTGTTGTGATATTTATTGCAATTATTTTATCTCAGTTTGACTTTACAAAAACTGTCGATGAAAAAATTGTGGAAAACCCAGAGAATTAG
- a CDS encoding ABC transporter ATP-binding protein, with translation MGKEHIQAVNGISLNIRQGEVCCLLGKSGSGKSTLLNLIAGLEKPSSGEIIFNKKHIERMNEDQLADFRQKYVGFVFQSYNLLPTLTAMENVTLPLIFKNVPLKERNERAMEMLKNVGLEERAHHKPHEMSGGQQQRVSIARAFINSPQVVFADEPTGNLDTRTTYEMMDLITAMAKKNNQTLVIVTHDLELAEYADRIVMLSDGIIERIEDKTQVEGEKE, from the coding sequence ATGGGTAAGGAACATATTCAGGCAGTGAACGGCATCAGCTTAAATATCCGACAGGGGGAAGTATGCTGTTTGCTTGGAAAGTCGGGCTCAGGCAAATCCACTTTATTAAATTTGATTGCGGGATTGGAAAAACCCTCTTCCGGTGAAATTATATTTAACAAAAAACATATAGAGCGGATGAATGAGGATCAATTGGCGGATTTTAGGCAGAAATATGTTGGTTTTGTCTTTCAGTCATACAACCTTTTGCCGACACTAACGGCGATGGAGAATGTAACATTACCACTGATTTTTAAGAATGTTCCGTTAAAAGAACGGAATGAGCGGGCAATGGAGATGTTGAAAAATGTAGGTTTGGAAGAAAGAGCCCATCATAAGCCCCATGAAATGAGTGGTGGACAGCAGCAAAGGGTTAGTATTGCCAGAGCATTTATCAATAGCCCTCAAGTGGTATTTGCCGATGAACCAACAGGGAATTTGGATACCCGCACAACATATGAAATGATGGATTTGATTACGGCAATGGCAAAGAAGAATAACCAGACCCTAGTAATTGTAACCCATGATTTGGAGCTGGCAGAGTATGCAGACAGAATTGTTATGCTCTCAGATGGAATTATAGAACGTATTGAGGATAAAACCCAGGTTGAAGGAGAGAAAGAGTGA
- a CDS encoding bifunctional riboflavin kinase/FAD synthetase, with protein sequence MEHITDTHIDQNQPTAVTLGNFDGLHLGHRALIKLTKQFAEEEGLKSVVFTFSPHPMLVFGKRDDFALIMAPSEKKFTMEQLGIDTYIEYPFDQTFAAMSAEDFAIKLIFERMQCRVLIVGENYHFGANRSGDYEMLQRLGEARGVKVIAVPSVLFEEERVSSSRIRKCLIQKDLDEANRMLTEPYFILGTVSEGKKLGRTIGFPTINIIAHPLKLFPPNGVYATKTFYKGKYYYGVTNIGMNPTVNGTQKIVETYLLNFNENVYGETLQTFFYKFLRSERKFPGVEELRQQIEINAEQAAEYFASEEYLIKWKSAQE encoded by the coding sequence ATGGAACATATCACGGATACGCACATAGACCAGAATCAGCCGACAGCGGTAACGCTGGGCAATTTTGACGGCTTGCACTTGGGACATCGTGCGTTGATCAAATTGACAAAGCAATTTGCTGAGGAAGAAGGGTTAAAGAGTGTTGTTTTTACTTTTTCTCCCCATCCAATGCTGGTGTTCGGGAAAAGAGATGACTTTGCGCTGATAATGGCTCCTTCGGAAAAGAAATTTACCATGGAGCAATTGGGCATTGATACTTATATAGAGTATCCCTTTGACCAAACATTTGCAGCAATGAGTGCCGAAGATTTTGCAATAAAGCTGATTTTTGAAAGAATGCAGTGCCGTGTTTTAATAGTAGGAGAAAATTATCATTTTGGCGCAAACCGTTCAGGTGATTACGAAATGCTGCAAAGATTGGGAGAAGCCCGTGGGGTTAAGGTTATTGCTGTGCCTTCTGTTTTATTTGAGGAGGAACGGGTTAGTTCCTCCAGAATTCGCAAGTGCTTGATTCAAAAGGATTTAGATGAAGCGAATCGAATGTTGACTGAGCCATATTTTATTTTGGGAACGGTATCAGAAGGAAAAAAATTGGGTAGAACCATTGGCTTCCCTACGATTAACATTATCGCCCACCCCTTAAAATTGTTTCCGCCCAATGGTGTGTATGCAACAAAAACTTTCTATAAAGGGAAATATTATTATGGTGTGACCAATATTGGAATGAATCCTACAGTAAATGGTACACAAAAAATTGTGGAAACTTATTTGCTGAATTTTAATGAGAATGTTTACGGTGAAACATTACAAACATTTTTCTATAAATTTTTACGCAGTGAACGCAAATTCCCCGGAGTTGAGGAGTTGCGTCAGCAAATCGAAATAAATGCTGAACAGGCAGCAGAGTATTTTGCATCTGAGGAGTATTTAATCAAATGGAAAAGCGCCCAAGAGTAA
- a CDS encoding polyribonucleotide nucleotidyltransferase, with translation MFRTYTMDLAGRTLTAEIGRVAEQANGAVILRYGETTVLVTATASQKPREGIDFFPLSIDYEERLYSVGKIPGGFIKREGRPSEKAVLTSRCIDRPLRPLFPKDYRNDVAIVATVMSVDQDCSPEVIAMIGASLALNISDIPFTDPVSSVSIGYCDGQLVVNPTADQRETSRLSLTVSSKEDKVMMIEAGADEIPDELMMEAIHLAFDTNLEVVKFIKEIVEKEGKEKAPYEEHVINQEAYDLVTSYITDARMEDAVFAELKQDRDAKLKVITEEVTEALTEKLTAIYGEDAKIGELLGEIIYKFEKMTVRRMILKDHKRPDGRGIEEIRKLSAEIDVLPRVHGSALFSRGQTQCLTVTTLGMISEGQRLDGLDTNETGKRYIHHYNFPGYSVGEAKTSRGPGRREIGHGALGERALLPVIPSEEEFPYAIRLVSDILSSNGSTSQASICGSTLSLMAAGVPIKRPVAGISVGLVTGDTEDDFVEITDIQGVEDFFGDMDFKVAGTSVGITAIQMDMKIKGLTFAMIEQAFAQTGRAREYILNEVMLKAIPESRKELSPHAPKIASMQIDVEKIAEVIGTRGKVIKKIIEETGCAIDTEDDGTIFIKGINAADIQRAIDMINAIVKDPIPGTIYTGAITRLMAFGAFFEIAPGKEGLIHISKISNKRVEKVEDVLAVGDIVSAKLMEIDKQGRLNFSIKDALPQEEKAKEEKHSH, from the coding sequence ATGTTTAGAACTTATACCATGGATTTAGCAGGCAGAACCCTGACGGCTGAAATTGGCAGAGTTGCAGAACAGGCAAATGGCGCTGTTATTTTGCGTTATGGTGAAACCACAGTTTTGGTGACCGCTACTGCATCTCAAAAGCCCAGAGAAGGAATTGACTTTTTCCCTCTGAGCATTGATTATGAAGAAAGACTTTATTCTGTAGGTAAAATTCCCGGGGGATTTATTAAAAGAGAAGGCAGACCCTCTGAAAAGGCTGTTTTAACCTCCAGATGTATCGATAGACCATTAAGACCTTTATTCCCCAAGGATTACAGAAATGACGTTGCCATTGTGGCGACAGTTATGTCTGTTGATCAGGATTGTTCACCTGAGGTAATTGCTATGATTGGTGCATCCTTGGCGTTGAATATTTCCGATATTCCTTTCACCGACCCTGTTTCTTCCGTAAGTATTGGATATTGTGATGGTCAGTTGGTTGTAAATCCTACGGCAGATCAAAGAGAAACTTCCAGATTATCCTTGACTGTTTCCTCCAAAGAGGACAAGGTTATGATGATCGAAGCTGGAGCAGATGAAATTCCTGACGAATTGATGATGGAAGCCATCCATTTGGCGTTTGACACCAACCTTGAGGTTGTAAAATTCATCAAAGAAATCGTAGAAAAAGAAGGTAAGGAAAAAGCACCTTATGAAGAGCATGTTATCAATCAGGAAGCTTATGATTTGGTTACGAGCTATATTACAGATGCAAGAATGGAAGATGCTGTTTTTGCTGAATTGAAGCAAGACAGAGATGCAAAGCTTAAGGTAATTACTGAAGAAGTAACGGAAGCTTTGACAGAAAAATTAACTGCAATTTATGGTGAAGATGCAAAAATCGGCGAATTGTTGGGCGAGATTATCTATAAATTCGAGAAAATGACGGTTAGACGTATGATTTTGAAAGACCACAAGCGTCCTGACGGTCGTGGCATTGAAGAAATCAGAAAGCTTTCCGCAGAAATTGATGTATTACCCCGTGTTCACGGTTCTGCATTGTTCTCGAGAGGGCAGACTCAGTGCTTGACTGTAACCACATTAGGCATGATTAGTGAAGGCCAGCGTTTGGATGGCTTGGATACCAACGAAACAGGCAAGCGTTATATCCATCATTACAACTTCCCCGGTTATTCCGTAGGTGAGGCAAAAACTTCCCGAGGCCCCGGTAGACGTGAAATCGGCCACGGCGCTTTGGGTGAAAGAGCTTTATTGCCTGTTATCCCCAGCGAAGAGGAATTCCCTTATGCAATCCGTCTGGTTTCCGATATTTTAAGTTCCAACGGTTCTACCTCTCAGGCAAGTATTTGTGGTTCCACGTTGTCTCTGATGGCGGCAGGTGTTCCCATTAAGCGTCCCGTTGCAGGTATTTCTGTAGGCTTGGTAACTGGTGATACGGAAGATGATTTTGTAGAAATCACTGATATTCAAGGCGTTGAGGACTTCTTCGGTGATATGGACTTTAAGGTTGCCGGAACCAGCGTGGGTATTACAGCTATCCAGATGGATATGAAGATTAAAGGCTTGACTTTTGCCATGATTGAGCAGGCATTTGCCCAGACTGGCAGAGCAAGAGAATATATATTAAACGAAGTTATGCTGAAGGCAATTCCTGAATCCAGAAAAGAGCTTTCTCCTCATGCACCAAAGATTGCTTCTATGCAGATTGATGTTGAGAAAATTGCAGAAGTTATTGGCACAAGAGGTAAAGTAATCAAAAAGATTATTGAGGAAACAGGCTGTGCAATTGATACCGAAGATGATGGGACAATCTTTATCAAGGGTATTAATGCTGCGGATATTCAGCGTGCAATTGATATGATTAATGCTATTGTAAAGGATCCTATTCCAGGAACTATTTACACAGGGGCAATCACGAGATTGATGGCTTTTGGTGCATTCTTTGAAATTGCACCAGGAAAAGAAGGCTTGATTCATATTTCCAAAATTTCCAACAAACGTGTGGAAAAGGTTGAGGATGTATTGGCTGTGGGCGATATTGTAAGCGCAAAGCTGATGGAAATTGACAAGCAGGGCAGACTGAACTTCTCTATTAAAGATGCGTTACCCCAGGAAGAAAAGGCTAAGGAAGAAAAACATAGTCATTAA
- the hflX gene encoding GTPase HflX — MARDLHDTADLEERVILFAVEPDERNSRSTMETEACLDELEELVRTAGAVAVARSIQRRERVHPGHYLGKGKIEELKMMVDAYGASGVVCDDELSPAQLKNLERLLETKVMDRTIVILDIFAGRAISGEGKIQVELAQLKYRLSRLTGMGASMSRLGGGIGTRGPGEKKLETDRRYIKDRIAELNSAAKEIQTHRELLRSQRGKKGTPVVSLVGYTNAGKSTLINKLTDAGVLAEDKLFATLDTTTRKVELPNGSEILLTDTVGFIQKLPHHLVQAFRATLEELKYADILLHVVDASNSNRQEQMQVVYKTLEDLGCGDTPVITVFNKMDREVELPLPMDTKAREIAQVSAFTGDGLNGMLGMVENLLKSFRKSMVALVPYTEGGLIGWVHGRCEIIREEHTPEGVLLEVYVNEESANRLEKYKQ, encoded by the coding sequence ATGGCGAGAGATTTACATGATACCGCAGATTTAGAGGAAAGAGTAATTTTGTTTGCTGTTGAGCCGGATGAACGCAACAGCCGCTCTACCATGGAAACAGAGGCATGCCTAGATGAATTGGAAGAGTTGGTGCGGACAGCTGGGGCGGTTGCTGTGGCCAGAAGCATACAAAGGCGAGAGCGGGTGCACCCTGGTCATTACTTAGGCAAGGGCAAAATTGAAGAGCTAAAAATGATGGTGGATGCATACGGCGCATCAGGTGTTGTTTGTGATGATGAGCTTTCACCGGCACAGTTAAAGAATTTGGAAAGATTGCTGGAAACCAAAGTAATGGACAGAACAATCGTAATTTTGGACATTTTTGCAGGAAGAGCAATTTCCGGTGAAGGTAAGATACAAGTTGAGTTAGCACAGCTGAAATATCGTTTATCCCGTTTGACAGGCATGGGTGCTTCTATGTCAAGATTGGGGGGTGGCATTGGCACGAGAGGCCCAGGTGAGAAAAAGCTGGAAACAGACAGACGGTATATCAAAGACCGCATTGCTGAATTAAACAGTGCGGCAAAAGAGATTCAGACTCATCGGGAATTATTGCGAAGCCAAAGAGGAAAAAAAGGGACACCTGTGGTATCCTTGGTTGGCTATACAAATGCGGGAAAGTCTACACTCATTAACAAATTGACAGACGCAGGTGTTTTAGCAGAAGATAAGCTGTTTGCTACTCTTGACACAACTACGAGAAAAGTGGAATTGCCCAATGGTTCTGAAATTTTACTAACGGATACCGTAGGATTTATTCAAAAGCTGCCTCACCATTTGGTACAAGCCTTTCGGGCGACACTAGAGGAGTTAAAATATGCAGATATTCTTCTCCATGTGGTAGATGCATCCAATTCCAACAGACAGGAGCAGATGCAAGTAGTCTATAAAACATTGGAGGACTTGGGGTGTGGAGATACTCCTGTCATAACCGTGTTCAACAAAATGGATAGAGAGGTTGAATTGCCATTGCCAATGGACACAAAAGCGAGGGAAATTGCTCAGGTTTCCGCTTTTACCGGCGACGGGTTAAACGGAATGCTGGGTATGGTTGAAAATCTATTAAAAAGCTTTCGGAAATCTATGGTTGCCTTGGTTCCTTACACAGAAGGGGGGCTCATTGGCTGGGTTCATGGGCGATGTGAAATCATTCGTGAAGAGCATACGCCAGAAGGAGTTTTGTTAGAAGTATATGTAAATGAAGAGTCTGCAAACCGATTAGAGAAATATAAACAATAA
- a CDS encoding DUF378 domain-containing protein has product MKTANAIALTLVIIGALNWGLIGFFGYDVVTSIFGGNMFWISRVIFGLVGLAGLWSLSFYNSLVQENPTVRIARH; this is encoded by the coding sequence ATGAAAACTGCAAATGCAATAGCATTAACACTGGTGATTATCGGTGCGTTAAACTGGGGATTGATTGGCTTTTTCGGCTATGATGTTGTAACCAGCATCTTTGGTGGAAACATGTTCTGGATCTCCAGAGTGATTTTTGGTCTGGTTGGCTTGGCAGGGCTTTGGTCATTGTCTTTCTACAATTCCCTTGTTCAGGAAAACCCTACCGTTCGTATTGCAAGACATTAA
- the dapF gene encoding diaminopimelate epimerase produces MRFTKMEGCGNDYIYINCFEEVVEQPEKLAIAMSERHFGIGADGLVLIMPSEKADFRMRMFNLDGSEGEMCGNAVRCIGKYTYERGLTNKEEISLETAGGIKYLKCNIEKGIVKTVRVDMGEPILEAEKIPVKHETSPVIRKSIVINNNNEFQFTCVSMGNPHGVAFVEETENFPVQEYGKQVENNPAFPKKTNVEFVQLINRNHIKMRVWERGSGETLACGTGACASVVASILNGFCDREVKVSLLGGELTIHWNEENNHVYMTGPAAFSFDGVWLKDV; encoded by the coding sequence ATGCGTTTTACAAAAATGGAAGGCTGCGGGAACGATTATATTTATATCAACTGTTTTGAAGAAGTGGTGGAACAGCCTGAAAAGTTAGCCATCGCCATGAGTGAGCGACATTTTGGCATTGGTGCCGACGGGTTAGTATTAATTATGCCATCGGAAAAGGCCGATTTTCGCATGCGCATGTTTAATCTGGATGGTTCAGAGGGTGAAATGTGCGGAAATGCAGTGCGATGCATCGGGAAGTATACCTATGAACGAGGTTTAACAAACAAAGAGGAAATTTCTTTGGAAACTGCCGGTGGAATAAAATATTTAAAATGTAATATTGAAAAAGGAATTGTAAAAACCGTTAGGGTAGACATGGGTGAGCCTATATTGGAGGCGGAGAAAATTCCTGTTAAGCATGAAACCAGTCCTGTGATTAGAAAAAGCATTGTAATCAATAATAATAATGAATTCCAATTTACCTGTGTATCCATGGGAAATCCCCACGGAGTTGCTTTTGTTGAAGAGACAGAGAATTTTCCGGTTCAAGAGTATGGTAAGCAAGTGGAGAACAATCCTGCATTTCCCAAGAAGACAAATGTTGAATTTGTCCAGTTAATTAACCGGAATCACATCAAAATGCGTGTTTGGGAAAGGGGTAGCGGCGAGACACTTGCCTGTGGTACAGGTGCATGTGCATCGGTGGTTGCATCTATTTTAAACGGTTTTTGCGACAGGGAAGTGAAGGTATCTCTTCTTGGTGGGGAATTGACAATCCATTGGAATGAAGAAAATAATCATGTATATATGACAGGCCCAGCGGCATTTTCCTTTGACGGTGTTTGGTTAAAAGACGTTTAA
- a CDS encoding M16 family metallopeptidase yields the protein MVIIKKLQNGISVALEEIAYVRSISFGIWVKNGSRNEKPEENGVSHFIEHMMFKGTENRSAKEIAQAMDALGGQINAYTTKEYTCYHTRVLDEHFTRALEVMSDMLLRSLFAQKDVEKECNVIIEEINMYEDAPEELVHDALQDSIWQGSSLGMPILGTTETISAFTSESIRDYYERNYQPENIVLSIAGNFKIDEVMEELNKALGSWERKQPFTQYDSKAKYQIAHVVREKDVEQVHSCIAFPSVERDHPMKYALGVFNTIFGGGMSSRLFQKIREENGLTYSIYSYTTAFSDTGLFSVCGGMNPNQLERVYDLILQEIEDVKKKQLPQKLIDVTKEQLISNFIIGTESTLNRMTASGSALLLRGVVQDSEEVIGKLGEVTAQDILQVTNLVFDMEKVSWSAVGNVKGKDIDKIGKKVFHKS from the coding sequence ATGGTTATTATTAAAAAATTACAAAACGGAATTTCTGTTGCTTTAGAGGAAATTGCCTATGTACGCAGCATTTCCTTTGGTATTTGGGTAAAAAATGGTTCTAGAAATGAGAAACCTGAGGAAAACGGTGTATCTCATTTTATCGAGCATATGATGTTTAAAGGAACAGAAAACAGAAGTGCAAAGGAAATCGCTCAGGCTATGGATGCTTTGGGCGGACAGATTAATGCTTATACCACCAAAGAATATACCTGTTATCATACCCGTGTATTGGATGAGCATTTTACTAGAGCTTTAGAGGTTATGAGCGATATGCTTTTGCGTTCTTTATTTGCTCAAAAAGACGTGGAAAAAGAGTGTAATGTTATTATTGAAGAAATCAATATGTATGAGGATGCGCCGGAGGAATTGGTGCATGATGCCTTACAAGATAGCATTTGGCAGGGAAGCTCTTTAGGAATGCCTATTTTGGGAACTACAGAGACAATTTCAGCATTTACCTCGGAGAGCATTCGTGATTATTATGAGCGAAATTATCAGCCGGAGAATATTGTATTATCCATTGCGGGGAATTTTAAAATCGATGAAGTGATGGAGGAACTGAATAAAGCCCTTGGTTCTTGGGAGCGGAAACAGCCTTTTACCCAATATGATTCTAAAGCAAAATATCAAATTGCCCATGTGGTGCGGGAGAAGGATGTGGAACAGGTGCATAGCTGTATTGCCTTTCCCAGCGTGGAGCGTGACCACCCAATGAAGTATGCCCTTGGCGTATTTAATACCATTTTTGGAGGTGGCATGAGTTCTAGATTATTTCAAAAGATACGAGAAGAAAATGGTTTAACCTATTCCATTTATAGCTACACAACGGCTTTTTCCGATACAGGATTGTTCTCTGTTTGCGGAGGAATGAATCCGAACCAGTTGGAGCGGGTGTACGACCTTATTTTGCAAGAAATTGAAGACGTAAAAAAGAAACAATTACCACAAAAACTTATTGATGTGACCAAGGAACAGTTGATTAGCAACTTTATCATTGGTACGGAAAGTACGTTAAATAGAATGACAGCATCAGGATCTGCTTTGCTTCTGCGTGGTGTGGTTCAGGATTCGGAAGAGGTCATCGGGAAGCTTGGTGAGGTGACAGCCCAAGATATTTTGCAGGTTACAAATTTGGTTTTTGATATGGAAAAAGTAAGCTGGAGCGCAGTTGGAAATGTCAAAGGAAAAGATATTGACAAAATAGGAAAAAAAGTTTTTCATAAATCATAG
- a CDS encoding COG1361 S-layer family protein gives MSKRLFQRVFALIMMCSIVLGQTSVIFADDFSENGSPKIIVGGDALIEVVAGQENRATIQVKNKGGAPADNVYVSVKRSPTDPFRVTIPGGGDVGSVGANGYQNVTLVVTFNGEVKESSYPVTLDFTYRNANDSTFTSSETIYLKMKGFDNEPSFKLDAMTLSPDSMSPGSSANLSGKIINNGEKDLQDVDISLENLSTDKISLSGGFSSKHFASIPIGGSANFAFSLVASADMAAGNYPVSIKLKYKDKFGKAVEKAQDYYVNVGGVAGQKSQLEIRNMKEPGGVYGVNQNFTVSFDLYNSGKISAKNIVVKAEPVDASAVVPKSASVKTISELKAGATTTLSFTFAGTAAAKSQNYAIQFTTDYTSGGTAVTSFKQFAGVNVSNPSKDEENASKPKLIVSNYECNPLIVMAGQEFDLNMDILNTHATKGVKNIKMFLTLAEETSSDSQKSGNIFTPVNSSNTFYFDAIGPKGKTQKKLRLYVVPEAQPKTYTLTVNFEYEDAAGKEFTATELLGINVKQVTEMQVDDFAIPETVEMGTPVAVSFGYNNTGKVTLNNVMVKVEGDVECQNKSTYIGNMDSGAGEYFETSFTPNTSGEVPVSIVISYEDATGELKEERRDFVLNVTEPMMPEDADNTNNETAPLDMKKVMISISILALFAMGLFIFIRRQKQEPQNTFAESKNDLDDEDEDDREDMSL, from the coding sequence ATGAGTAAAAGGTTGTTTCAAAGGGTATTTGCATTGATTATGATGTGTTCCATTGTTCTGGGGCAAACGTCAGTCATATTTGCAGATGATTTTAGCGAAAATGGTTCACCAAAAATCATAGTCGGTGGGGATGCATTGATTGAGGTTGTGGCGGGGCAGGAAAACCGTGCCACCATTCAAGTGAAAAATAAAGGTGGCGCACCGGCTGATAATGTTTATGTCAGCGTGAAGAGAAGCCCTACAGATCCTTTTCGTGTAACGATTCCAGGTGGCGGTGACGTAGGCAGCGTAGGGGCAAACGGATATCAGAATGTAACATTGGTTGTTACTTTTAATGGTGAAGTGAAAGAATCTAGTTATCCCGTTACACTGGATTTTACATACCGAAATGCCAATGACTCCACATTTACCAGCTCGGAAACAATTTATTTAAAAATGAAAGGGTTTGACAATGAACCTAGTTTTAAACTGGATGCCATGACCCTTAGTCCAGATAGTATGTCTCCCGGCAGTAGCGCAAACTTGAGCGGTAAGATTATTAATAACGGCGAAAAAGATTTGCAGGACGTTGATATTAGCTTGGAGAATTTGTCCACAGATAAAATCAGCTTGAGCGGTGGATTTAGCAGTAAGCATTTTGCAAGCATACCCATTGGGGGCAGTGCAAATTTCGCATTTTCACTTGTAGCCAGTGCAGATATGGCGGCAGGCAACTATCCTGTTTCTATTAAACTGAAATACAAAGATAAATTTGGAAAAGCTGTTGAAAAAGCACAGGATTATTATGTGAATGTAGGTGGCGTAGCAGGGCAGAAATCTCAGTTGGAGATTCGAAATATGAAAGAGCCCGGTGGCGTTTACGGTGTAAATCAGAATTTCACAGTCAGCTTTGATTTATATAACAGCGGAAAGATTTCAGCAAAAAATATTGTGGTTAAAGCAGAGCCTGTAGATGCTTCTGCGGTGGTACCCAAATCTGCAAGCGTAAAAACAATTTCTGAGTTAAAAGCAGGCGCAACAACAACCCTTTCCTTTACTTTTGCAGGTACTGCAGCGGCAAAATCACAAAATTATGCAATACAGTTTACAACAGACTATACCTCAGGTGGTACGGCGGTAACTTCCTTTAAGCAGTTTGCAGGGGTAAATGTGAGCAATCCCAGTAAGGATGAGGAAAACGCCAGCAAACCCAAGTTAATTGTAAGCAATTATGAGTGCAATCCATTGATTGTTATGGCAGGGCAAGAGTTTGATTTAAACATGGATATTTTAAATACCCATGCTACAAAAGGCGTTAAAAATATTAAAATGTTTTTAACTTTGGCTGAGGAAACCTCTTCGGACAGTCAAAAATCGGGGAATATTTTTACCCCTGTAAATAGCAGTAATACATTCTATTTTGATGCAATCGGACCAAAGGGCAAGACACAAAAGAAATTAAGATTATATGTAGTTCCTGAAGCTCAGCCCAAGACATACACTTTGACCGTAAACTTTGAATATGAAGATGCTGCTGGCAAGGAATTTACTGCAACGGAATTGCTGGGTATTAACGTAAAGCAGGTTACTGAAATGCAAGTAGATGATTTCGCAATACCTGAAACAGTGGAAATGGGTACACCAGTTGCTGTTTCCTTTGGCTATAACAATACGGGAAAGGTAACACTAAATAACGTAATGGTTAAAGTAGAAGGTGATGTTGAATGCCAAAATAAGAGCACATACATCGGCAACATGGATTCAGGTGCCGGAGAATATTTTGAAACATCATTTACACCCAACACCAGTGGGGAAGTGCCTGTGAGCATTGTGATTTCTTATGAAGATGCAACAGGGGAGCTGAAGGAAGAACGCAGAGATTTTGTATTAAATGTCACAGAACCTATGATGCCTGAAGATGCTGATAATACAAATAACGAGACAGCACCTCTGGATATGAAAAAGGTTATGATTTCTATTTCCATATTAGCACTTTTTGCAATGGGATTATTTATCTTTATTAGACGTCAGAAACAAGAACCCCAAAATACCTTTGCTGAAAGCAAAAACGATTTGGATGATGAGGATGAGGATGACAGAGAGGATATGTCTTTATGA